GCCCTACTCCAGCAGCTACAATCTCCTCTTCAGATGGGGGTACTGAATTCAGTGTAAATGCCTAAAGTATAACCATTTTGCAGGCATTTAGATTTGCATCATTCGATTTCCATAAAGTGGTTCGATTAGACTCAACTGAAGACACAACAACTGGTGTAGGGTACCACCTCAAAGACATCCAGGGTCAAAACCCATGTGATCTGATATTTTTATACATTCATTTCAATCATAggataattttgattttgaccAAGCATTTCTGCTGGGTCCTATTTTTCAGGTTGTGGGTCACTAGCAATTACAATCCCAGGTTCCAACCACCTATGGATATGATATAGATGGGGAGAATTTACCAGTCCATGATTGTTAAAGCCGAAGGCACAGCTTGGAAGCTCTCCAGCATATGTGTAAGCAGTGAAGGACAGTCCATTTGACAAAGAACCCCTGATCAGATAACTGAAAGATCACACACAAGAGGTTATATATACTGAAACCTTATGAATCATTTTCATCAACCAATTCCTCATCATACTCttcattgaaaatgaaattagaacgTACTTGTGCCCAACTATAGCAATGTTTGCATCATCATTGTGTGCAGCAATGGCCATGGAGTCGCTAACAACAAGCACGTCAGAGCAGTCTTCTGAGGTACCACCTGCACTAGAATTCATTGCTGCCTTGGGAAGAAATGGAAGTATTTCCTTCCTGAAGTTGATTGATATTATCTGTATGCATATGAACAACTTGAATATGACACTATAGAGTATATTACATGTAcacaataaaattttagttaaccCTGAAGTAAGACCGGTACGTCAAGAACAGGCATCCCACTTCCTTCTGCAGTCCCCAGGAGCTCATCCCAGTATCTCGGAAACTTCCTCTGGTTAGTCTCTGAGAGTGTTTTGATGATTGAATGTGACTCTGGAGTTTGAGCGAAAGGGAGGAGCTGCTGCTGAAGAATAAGGTCTGTGGCCAACCTGCTTGTTATCCGATTAGCGAATCTCTGGCCTATCAACAACCCCATCACGTAAGCATCTCTACAAGGCCCAACTTCAAACACCTCCAACATTTTCCTTCTCTACTACACCTCCCTTTCACTCTCTGGATACCTTATCGTCCTCTTTTGCCttaggttttgtttggtttcaaGGCCACAAACTCAAAACTTTCATTTGGCATGCGAACCTTAGAAATGACTATTATCATCACTTTAAAATGACCCTTTGTTGACCCTTTCATCTGAATTTACAACCTATCCCATGGTGAATTAGGCTTGGTTTCGACTgtatattttttcccttttttccctttcctcTACTGGTGTGGGGCAGACTCTGCAGAGGGAAGGCATACTCTTCCGCATGAAGTTGTATTTGCATGATATCCTGTGTGAGGACCATTGGACAATTGGGCTGTGCCTGGCACATTAAATTGGAGGGCTGGGCTGAATCTAATGCCTTGGAATGTTCACTGATCCAAACGAAACGAGTCAGCATGCCATCATGAGAGCATCACCCATTTGATGATTTTTCTCTCTCCACAATTGATTTAgtgaaaaaaatagttttctagcATATGGGTTTAATCATTGAAATTGAGTTTTTAAGGGGGGCTATATTCCATTAAACTTTTTGAGTTTCTATCTATTTGGTTCATtttaccaatttttaaaaataatcatcaattgtttttaataataaatttttatttgggaattcaaatatgaaaaatagtttttttttatttttattcctcatACAAGTTTTATCCACTTGCATATAATGTAAatatttccaaattatttttcacaccttaaattgttttttagaatatttaaaataaaaaaataaaaagaaaatattttaaagtagaGTTTTACAAAGCAACCCTCCTATAGTCCCTTTCAAGATGAGTGTTCATCCCATGACATCACTTATAAAGGTTATCAACCCAccaacttaaaaaattattgcatCATAAAAACATATCTTTTAAGGATATTGTCACCATCCTTAAAGTTATAGACAACCATAAAAACATGACCCAACATCTAACTcatcttacacttggattcacTTATATTTGTCATCACCAAGCTGCAAGTTGCAACTAATTCAAAAGAAGGGTTGATggagtggggaaaaaaaataaaaagacagaGCCTCTGTGCATGTCAAAATTATAATGAGTGGTGGAGATAACACTGTACCTTTGTAAATGTTACAGCAGGCAatgaggcaaaaaaaaaatagcagtGCCATTAGTAATGTCAACCACATAGACACATCTATGATGTATAAactgaaaaaaatgaaaaaagtcaCTGAAGAAAAGGCCCTACAAAGGTCCAGATATCCCATTGTTTACTGTCTCCAGTCTGTACCACACTCTCCAAACTGAAATATGAAGCTAATGATTCTCAACATGTTGGTGAAAAATTCTGAGAAAGAGGACCAACTGAGTGGGGGGAACAGTTGAAGAGCAGCCAGCTAGCTTGCTTACTCCATTTGGAGTAATGGGTCTTCAAATATTAATTGGTAATAATTGAATTATTATGGATGAACACAAAGTCATGCATGCACTTTACACTTGGAACTTTCCTGAGAATTGGGAGGACAATCTTGATACACAATTTTTGTTGCTGTAGCAATCAAGCCTAATGTTGTGTGGAACATTCCCTTTTCTGAGAAAAAGAACAAGGGTTCCACACTTTGTTTGTGATCCTGCCCACTGTGCATGCATCATCTCAAAATTCCTCCATCCACAAGTTTTGTTCCCATAAACTTCGTCATAGATTCGTTTAAGTCATAGATTAACATGATAACCAAAAACAGTagtattttcatcatttatcatCCTTCCATatgaacccaaaaaaaaatcttcatgagATTGTTTaagcttttatttattgagttaaTGTGCAAATCCCGTAAAACTGAGTGTTAGGGTTGTAACTAGCTTAGCACAAGTAGCTACTTAACTGCTCTAAATGTTTAAGCAATttaacttccattttttttttcttttcacctaGATAGAGAGTTCTATACATGTTGAATGAAATTGAACAGTCCTATTTTATTGAAGGTGATCCATGTTGAGAGAAACTTCATGATCTaaatcttttcttctttttgtgccATTAAAAGATTTCCAACTTCCTGGAAGTTGTTTTCCAAAGACAGCCAAATTTCTAGTCTAAATTAAAGAGATTTTGTTTCATATCTTAAGGTGATGCTAGCTGGATAAGACATTGTGATTTCATTCACACTTAACCTTTTCCAAATGGGTTGGAACATCTAGGCCCCAGAGAATAAAGGAAAATCATACTTTGTTTACACTCACATTATAAAAACCCATGTGGGAATCTACAACTTTGAGCACCAAAATTTATTCCAGTCACACGTGGCACCAGTAGGGGAATGACAAATAGGCAAAGAATTCCCATTTCAACAAAGTGcaaattataaaaagatgatgaccaaaaaaaaaaaaaaaattattgttcttGTGTTTGTTAAAGATGGAGCAGTGATCAATCATGGGTTTTGAAGAAAGTTGTGCAGAAAGATTGTATCCTTATTTAGCATAGTGTAGTGAAGCTTAGAGAGGTAAATGGGGTAGAAAATGAAGAGATGAGAAAGGGTTTTCtgggttttcttcttctttctttctttctctttctcttttctctttctttttctctcaccCCACACAAACACACACCTCGTAGAAGAAGAAACATCTGATGGTGGGAGGTGTTTTTGCTTCAGAGATTCGTTTGGGGAAAGGAGAACCACAAGAGAAGAGTGCGGCACCTGTCATTCACTGCTCCTTATGAGGAGTGAGGCACTCACTAGAGGGAAGAGAACCCACCTTTTGCGTTATCTTTTGGGAAATATATTCATACATTTATAATAACAAAGCTACAAGTTACAACCCCACTTCATTTTGGAGTGtcctccctctctctcatcTTTTTCACGctgaattattttaattttagggtttaggttatCAACTAATAAGCCTCTGGAGCTCATGCTCATAGGTGACATGACCATATTTCACACTTCACCAAATGACCACTTTGCCACCTCTGGAGCCCATGTTTCACCCTTAACCCCACACTTCATTTTGAAGTgtcccctctctctctctctctcatcttaTTCATGTtgagttattttaattttagggtttaggttatTATCAAATAAGCCTCTGGAGCTCATGCTCATAGGTGACATGACCATGTCTCACACTCCAAATGACCACTTTGCCACACTTCCTATGCTTAAGGCCTTTTTCCCCACTTCCAGGGCAGTGCCTCAATGGGTGTAAAATGgttacaggaaaaaaaaaaatggcaacaCAAAGAAATGGTCTTCTGAgttgtaatttttattaagcAAGTCATACTGAGTCATGGCGTCAAAAGAACATGCATCATCTGACACTGACTCACAAGCATTCATCTGGCACTGCCTCAAGAAAATCCTCTGATGAAATTAAGGAGAAAACCTCAGGGCAAAAACAACCCAGGTTGCTGCTCCGGCTGCCTCTTTCCCAGGTTTTACTTTCAGTGGTATTTATGGATGGGAAAGCTACCAGGAATAGTCAACAGGCATGGGAACAGAAACATTGTCATACCTAAACACAGGCAATGAGATGAATCCtgtgtttttccctttttcactCTGACACATTCGCAAACCCATCCCACTTTATGCTCATTTTCCACATTCAAACAGAGGAGATCAAGAGAAGAAAATTGGAGTTGATTACAACCCTCCATTAAATCAAAAAACACATTCATgggaatatgaaaatattaaggaGCTTTCATTCCACTCATATAAGCTTGAAggtaaaaattaaacaataaaaaaacatttaagttaaaagaaattacaaaaggaaggagaaagagagagggagggggagagagagagagagagagtctcTCAAGAAC
This DNA window, taken from Vitis vinifera cultivar Pinot Noir 40024 chromosome 2, ASM3070453v1, encodes the following:
- the LOC100262093 gene encoding uncharacterized protein LOC100262093; this translates as MLEVFEVGPCRDAYVMGLLIGQRFANRITSRLATDLILQQQLLPFAQTPESHSIIKTLSETNQRKFPRYWDELLGTAEGSGMPVLDIISINFRKEILPFLPKAAMNSSAGGTSEDCSDVLVVSDSMAIAAHNDDANIAIVGHNYLIRGSLSNGLSFTAYTYAGELPSCAFGFNNHGLAFTLNSVPPSEEEIVAAGVGRNFISRDLLEATNIDDASSRIHSAEASVGHSYTI